The following proteins come from a genomic window of Cydia pomonella isolate Wapato2018A chromosome 28, ilCydPomo1, whole genome shotgun sequence:
- the LOC133533122 gene encoding peroxisomal biogenesis factor 19 has protein sequence MSDNKDATKKEVDPELDDLLDSALQDMTKKPAAAGEAQEPVWSEEFIKEAAAQFESNMAALLGSFSGVPGEQQEISQEQIAQTFSKMAEAAAAALQPVGAGGAGGAEGGAAPAPDPAKIDEVSAAISQTLQNLSSNSEGLQTPFSDQDLANMFGNFNLGENQEGNMFLPFMQGMMQSLLSKEVLYPSLKELVDKYPAWLEENKGKVPQDDYDRYCRQQELMQQVCAELEPEQETDPEDVKRKRFEVVLELMQKMQDLGQPPTELVGELGAPPPGLAAPDNAQCRLM, from the exons ATGTCCGACAACAAAGATGCGACTAAAAAGGAGGTCGATCCCGAATTGGACGATTTACTCGACA GTGCTCTCCAAGACATGACGAAGAAGCCAGCTGCAGCCGGAGAGGCTCAGGAGCCGGTGTGGAGTGAGGAGTTTATTAAAGAGGCCGCGGCGCAGTTTGAAAGCAATATGGCTGCATTACTGGGAAGCTTCAGTGGAGTGCCTGGTGAAC AGCAAGAAATCAGCCAGGAGCAGATAGCGCAGACATTCTCTAAAATGGCTG AGGCGGCGGCCGCGGCGCTGCAGCCGGTGGGCGCGGGGGGCGCGGGGGGCGCGGAGGGcggggcggcgccggcgccggacCCCGCCAAGATAGACGAG gTGTCAGCAGCCATCTCCCAGACCCTACAGAACCTGAGCTCAAACTCTGAGGGTCTACAAACGCCTTTCAGCGACCAGGACCTCGCCAATATGTTCGGCAACTTCAACCTTGGAGAGAACCAG GAAGGTAACATGTTCCTCCCCTTCATGCAAGGGATGATGCAGTCGCTCCTATCTAAGGAGGTCCTCTACCCCTCCTTGAAGGAGTTGGTGGACAAGTACCCCGCCTGGCTCGAGGAGAACAAGGGGAAAGTGCCTCAGGATGACTACGACAG GTACTGTCGGCAGCAGGAGCTGATGCAGCAGGTCTGCGCTGAGCTGGAACCGGAGCAGGAGACGGACCCTGAAGACGTCAAGAGGAAACGGTTCGAAGTGGTCCTGGAGCTGATGCAAAAG ATGCAAGACTTAGGCCAGCCGCCCACCGAGCTGGTGGGCGAGctgggcgcgccgccgcccggccTGGCCGCGCCCGACAACGCGCAGTGCAGGCTCATGTag